From the Deinococcus aquaticus genome, one window contains:
- a CDS encoding ABC transporter ATP-binding protein, producing MRYGGATGTLAAQDVNLSVHQGEFVAIVGPSGCGKSTLLRLVAGLMPAASGTALISGAAPKATGNTGIAFQNPSLLLWRTVLQNVLLPLEVSPKHKAAYRRDPAPYVARAGRLLSAVGLGDFVDKHPWELSGGMQQRVNLVRSLIHAPDFLLLDEPFSALDAFTREELWLALQALWMGARPTVILVTHDLREATLLADTVYVMSPRPGTFTAQHEVPFARPRTLELTFTPEFTDVIHDLRARVGGLRSPIRAEELMEAVS from the coding sequence ATGCGTTACGGCGGCGCCACGGGCACGCTGGCCGCGCAGGACGTGAACCTCTCCGTCCATCAGGGCGAGTTCGTGGCGATCGTCGGCCCGTCCGGCTGCGGCAAGAGCACGCTGCTGCGGCTGGTGGCCGGGCTGATGCCGGCGGCGTCCGGCACGGCGCTGATCAGCGGCGCGGCCCCGAAGGCGACCGGGAACACCGGCATCGCGTTCCAGAATCCCAGCCTGTTGCTGTGGCGCACGGTCTTGCAGAACGTGCTGCTGCCGCTGGAGGTCTCACCGAAACACAAGGCCGCGTATCGCCGCGACCCCGCGCCGTACGTGGCCCGCGCGGGGCGGCTGCTGTCGGCGGTGGGGCTGGGCGACTTCGTGGACAAACACCCGTGGGAGCTGTCGGGCGGGATGCAGCAGCGCGTGAACCTGGTGCGCTCGCTGATCCACGCGCCGGACTTCCTGCTGCTGGACGAGCCGTTCAGCGCGCTGGACGCCTTCACCCGCGAGGAACTGTGGCTGGCCCTGCAGGCGCTGTGGATGGGCGCGCGGCCCACCGTGATCCTGGTCACGCACGACCTGCGCGAGGCGACGCTGCTGGCCGATACGGTGTACGTGATGAGCCCCCGGCCCGGCACGTTCACCGCGCAGCATGAGGTGCCGTTCGCGCGGCCCCGCACGCTGGAACTGACCTTCACGCCCGAGTTCACGGACGTGATCCACGACCTGCGCGCCCGCGTGGGCGGCCTGCGCTCGCCCATCCGCGCCGAGGAACTCATGGAGGCGGTCTCGTGA
- a CDS encoding ABC transporter permease translates to MPSAALSRLRPLVPPTLAILGFFVIWELACRIFRIPPFILPTPSASIASVFQFAPAVAGHAAQTLTTTLIGFALSVVLGVALGALVGLNRTAYQALYPLLIGFNAVPKAALVPVLVIWFGVGPVPAVLTAFLISFFPVVVNVATGLATVEPEPRELLRALGATPWEVFSKVSLPRALPYFFASLKVAVTLAFVGSIISELAASNKGIGVMMNQAASSFQVPLVFGGVLLVSAMGVVLYAIFALIESRLTGWAYRGQG, encoded by the coding sequence CTGCCGTCCGCCGCCCTGAGCAGATTGCGCCCGCTGGTGCCGCCCACGCTGGCGATCCTGGGCTTCTTCGTGATCTGGGAACTCGCGTGCCGGATCTTCCGGATCCCGCCGTTCATCCTGCCCACACCCAGCGCGTCCATCGCGTCGGTCTTCCAGTTCGCCCCCGCCGTGGCCGGGCACGCCGCGCAGACGCTGACGACCACCCTGATCGGCTTCGCTCTCAGCGTCGTGCTGGGCGTGGCGCTGGGCGCGCTGGTGGGTCTGAACCGCACGGCGTATCAGGCGCTGTACCCGCTCCTGATCGGCTTCAATGCCGTGCCGAAGGCGGCGCTGGTGCCCGTTCTGGTCATCTGGTTCGGCGTGGGACCCGTTCCGGCCGTGCTGACCGCGTTCCTGATCTCGTTCTTCCCGGTGGTCGTGAACGTCGCCACCGGCCTCGCCACGGTGGAGCCCGAACCGCGCGAGTTGCTGCGGGCGCTGGGCGCGACCCCCTGGGAGGTCTTTTCCAAGGTGAGCCTGCCGCGCGCCCTGCCGTACTTCTTCGCGTCCCTGAAGGTCGCGGTCACGCTGGCCTTCGTGGGCAGCATCATCAGTGAACTGGCCGCCAGCAACAAGGGCATCGGCGTGATGATGAACCAGGCGGCCAGTTCCTTCCAGGTGCCGCTGGTGTTCGGCGGCGTGCTGCTGGTCAGTGCCATGGGCGTCGTGCTGTACGCCATCTTCGCACTGATCGAATCCCGCCTGACCGGCTGGGCGTACCGCGGGCAGGGCTGA
- a CDS encoding PLP-dependent aminotransferase family protein yields the protein MPAPKPRPPVTGPQGRPAARPTLPADLILTLDRAWPGSLSRQLADQLRGAVRGGLLEPGQRLPSTRALAASLGVGRNVVFEAFEHLLAEGYLSGRDRSGTFVAPDLPDGTQAAQAARPAPATGARWLQRPVPEPLIEAPSPAGTLEFRVGQTDTAALEGSGWRRVWREAALTALPGDYGDPAGDPALREAVAAYLKRARGFACRADDVIITGGAVQGVNLIAQATLQPGDHVAFEEPGYRLARQIFQEAGARIVPLPVDDDGLSLEPLLTARPAHAPILLYTTPSHQFPLGVRLSVARRLALLDWAQTHDALILEDDYDSEFRYGASPLPSLASLDTGGNVVYLGTFSKVLAPSVRVGYVVAPRPLRERLLRIKSKADFHTSWPVQRALALMITDGHLERHIRRMRKTYAARRAALSEALHTADGHARLMGLEAGLHAHLELAPHLNAARVTGLARAQGVTVPSLSPYYLNAPDRNGLLLGYGGLSLPDLRRGAAVLVRAIEQASRE from the coding sequence ATGCCTGCCCCGAAGCCCAGGCCGCCGGTCACCGGACCGCAGGGACGCCCGGCCGCGCGCCCGACCCTGCCCGCCGACCTGATTCTCACGCTGGACCGCGCCTGGCCCGGCAGTCTGTCGCGGCAACTGGCCGATCAGTTGCGGGGCGCGGTGCGCGGCGGCCTGCTGGAACCCGGCCAGCGTCTGCCCTCGACCCGCGCGCTGGCCGCGTCGCTGGGCGTGGGCCGCAATGTGGTGTTCGAGGCGTTCGAGCACCTGCTGGCCGAGGGGTACCTGAGTGGCCGGGACCGCTCGGGCACGTTTGTCGCGCCGGACCTGCCGGACGGCACGCAGGCGGCCCAGGCGGCGCGGCCCGCTCCGGCGACTGGGGCGCGCTGGTTGCAGCGGCCCGTGCCGGAACCGCTGATTGAGGCTCCCAGTCCGGCCGGAACGCTGGAATTCCGGGTGGGGCAGACCGACACGGCCGCGCTGGAAGGCAGCGGCTGGCGGCGCGTGTGGCGCGAGGCGGCCCTGACGGCGCTGCCCGGCGATTACGGGGACCCGGCGGGCGACCCGGCGCTGCGGGAGGCGGTCGCCGCGTACCTGAAACGCGCCCGTGGCTTCGCGTGCCGCGCGGACGACGTGATCATCACGGGCGGCGCGGTGCAGGGCGTGAACCTGATCGCGCAGGCGACCCTGCAACCCGGTGACCACGTGGCGTTCGAGGAACCCGGCTACCGACTGGCCCGGCAGATCTTTCAGGAGGCGGGCGCGCGGATCGTGCCGCTCCCCGTCGACGATGACGGCCTGAGCCTGGAGCCGCTGCTGACCGCGCGGCCCGCACACGCCCCGATCCTGCTGTACACCACGCCCAGCCACCAGTTCCCGCTGGGCGTGCGGCTGTCCGTGGCCCGCCGGCTGGCGCTGCTGGACTGGGCGCAGACGCACGACGCCCTGATCCTCGAAGACGACTACGACAGCGAATTCCGCTACGGGGCCAGTCCGCTGCCATCGCTGGCGTCCCTGGATACCGGCGGGAACGTGGTGTACCTGGGCACCTTCTCGAAGGTGCTGGCCCCGTCCGTGCGGGTCGGGTACGTCGTCGCGCCCCGGCCGCTGCGCGAGCGGTTGCTGCGCATCAAGAGCAAGGCGGACTTCCACACATCCTGGCCGGTGCAGCGCGCCCTGGCCCTGATGATCACGGACGGGCACCTGGAACGCCACATCCGCCGCATGCGCAAGACGTACGCCGCGCGCCGCGCCGCCCTCAGCGAGGCCCTGCACACGGCCGACGGGCACGCCCGGCTGATGGGCCTGGAAGCTGGCCTGCACGCCCACCTGGAACTCGCGCCGCACCTGAACGCGGCCCGCGTGACCGGACTGGCCCGCGCGCAGGGCGTGACGGTCCCCAGCCTCAGCCCGTACTACCTGAACGCCCCGGACCGTAACGGCCTGCTGCTCGGGTACGGCGGCCTGAGCCTGCCGGACCTGCGGCGCGGCGCGGCGGTGCTGGTGCGCGCCATCGAGCAGGCCAGCCGCGAATAG
- a CDS encoding ABC transporter substrate-binding protein — translation MTRILPLLTGAAVLSAALLSTGAQARTLKEIKASGTIKIGTNAEFKPFTYFEGKTMKGFEYDLGNAIAKQMGVKAEWINQPFDGLLIGLNQNRFDLVISSHGVTPERAKAVDFSAPHYCSGGLIVSRPGGPKTAADLKGKTVATQVGTTYVDQIKKVTGEKNLRVYPNNANALQALMSGRVDAMVNEKFYGLEALKLNGKKLQQGEMMFQEKLAMAVAKGNSTLLSAVNQNLKTVQANGTYAKISKSYFGQDVRCK, via the coding sequence ATGACCCGAATTCTTCCCCTGCTGACCGGCGCCGCCGTTCTTTCCGCCGCTCTGCTGTCCACGGGCGCGCAGGCCCGCACCCTGAAGGAAATCAAGGCCTCCGGCACCATCAAGATCGGCACGAACGCCGAATTCAAACCGTTTACGTACTTCGAGGGCAAGACCATGAAAGGCTTCGAGTACGACCTCGGGAACGCCATCGCAAAGCAGATGGGCGTGAAGGCCGAGTGGATCAACCAGCCGTTCGACGGCCTGCTGATCGGCCTGAACCAGAACCGCTTCGATCTCGTGATCTCCTCGCACGGCGTCACGCCCGAGCGCGCCAAAGCCGTGGATTTCAGCGCCCCGCACTACTGCAGCGGCGGCCTGATCGTCAGCCGTCCCGGCGGCCCGAAAACGGCGGCGGACCTGAAAGGCAAGACGGTCGCCACGCAGGTCGGCACCACCTACGTCGATCAGATCAAGAAGGTCACGGGTGAGAAGAACCTGCGCGTGTACCCCAACAACGCCAACGCCCTGCAGGCCCTGATGAGCGGCCGCGTGGACGCCATGGTGAACGAGAAGTTCTACGGTCTGGAAGCCCTGAAACTGAACGGCAAGAAGTTGCAGCAGGGCGAGATGATGTTCCAGGAGAAACTGGCCATGGCGGTCGCCAAGGGCAACAGCACCCTGCTGAGCGCCGTGAACCAGAACCTGAAGACCGTGCAGGCGAACGGCACGTACGCGAAGATCTCGAAGTCGTACTTCGGGCAGGACGTGCGCTGCAAGTGA
- the rocD gene encoding ornithine--oxo-acid transaminase has protein sequence MTSTLEQTRQTPARPGTAADLLRREDALGAHNYKPLNVVIHRAQGSWVWDTDGRRYLDCLSAYSAVNQGHCHPRIIGALTEQAQQVTLTSRAFRNDRLAAFYETVTRLLNFEAVIPMNTGAEAVETAIKLARKWAYEVKGVAHHQAEIIVMDGNFHGRTTTLVSFSSEGQYKDAFGPLTPGFVRVPYGDAAAIEAAITPNTAAVLYEPIQGEAGVIVPPEGFLTALRGVCDRHGVLMIADEIQTGLGRTGQWLAGDHESARPDVVILGKALGGGVYPVSAVLASRAVMDLFQPGDHGSTFGGNPLAAAVAQASLEVLEDENLPARAAELGEYLRGRLRAMNSPLVKEVRGRGLLIGVELHVPARPYCEALRDLGVLCKETHETTMRLAPPLVTTREDLDWALERIEQVLRG, from the coding sequence ATGACCAGTACCCTCGAACAGACCCGCCAGACGCCCGCCCGCCCCGGCACCGCCGCCGACCTGCTGCGCCGCGAGGACGCCCTCGGCGCGCACAACTACAAGCCGCTGAACGTCGTCATTCACCGCGCCCAGGGTTCCTGGGTGTGGGACACCGACGGCCGCCGCTACCTGGACTGCCTCTCGGCGTACAGCGCCGTGAACCAGGGGCACTGCCACCCGCGCATCATCGGCGCGCTGACCGAGCAGGCGCAGCAGGTCACGCTGACCTCCCGCGCGTTCCGCAACGACCGCCTCGCCGCGTTCTATGAGACCGTCACCCGTCTGCTGAACTTCGAGGCCGTGATTCCCATGAACACCGGCGCCGAGGCCGTGGAGACCGCCATCAAACTGGCGCGCAAGTGGGCGTACGAGGTCAAGGGCGTGGCGCACCACCAGGCCGAGATCATCGTCATGGACGGCAACTTCCACGGGCGCACCACCACCCTGGTCAGCTTCAGCAGCGAGGGTCAGTACAAGGACGCCTTCGGCCCGCTGACGCCCGGCTTCGTGCGCGTTCCGTACGGTGACGCGGCGGCCATCGAGGCGGCCATCACGCCGAACACGGCGGCCGTGCTGTACGAACCCATTCAGGGCGAGGCGGGCGTGATCGTGCCCCCCGAGGGCTTCCTGACCGCGCTGCGCGGCGTGTGCGACCGTCACGGCGTCCTGATGATCGCCGATGAGATCCAGACCGGCCTGGGCCGCACCGGACAGTGGCTGGCCGGGGATCACGAGTCCGCGCGCCCCGACGTGGTCATTCTCGGCAAGGCGCTGGGCGGCGGCGTGTACCCCGTCAGCGCCGTGCTGGCCAGCCGCGCCGTGATGGACCTGTTCCAGCCCGGCGATCACGGCAGCACCTTCGGCGGCAACCCCCTGGCGGCCGCTGTGGCGCAGGCCAGCCTGGAAGTGCTGGAAGACGAGAACCTGCCCGCCCGCGCCGCCGAACTCGGCGAGTACCTGCGGGGGCGCCTGCGCGCCATGAACAGCCCCCTGGTCAAGGAAGTGCGCGGGCGCGGCCTGCTGATCGGCGTGGAACTGCACGTTCCGGCCCGCCCGTACTGCGAGGCGCTGCGCGACCTGGGCGTGCTGTGCAAGGAAACCCACGAGACCACCATGCGCCTCGCCCCGCCCCTGGTCACCACCCGCGAGGACCTCGACTGGGCGCTGGAACGCATCGAACAGGTGCTGCGAGGCTGA
- a CDS encoding beta-galactosidase, whose product MFDIRRFDGVIYGADYNPEQWPREVWAEDVRLMGEAGVNLVSLGIFSWALLERAEGEFTFEWLDEVMDLLHAGGVDVNLATATASPPPWFSLKYPDSRPVTVDGVRLEVGGRQLYCPSHPALREGVARLTRAVATRYAGHPALKLWHINNEYGCHIDQCYCEHCARRFRAWLEARYVTIDALNDAWGTAFWSQRYTDWAEIQPPRRAPTYANPTQQLDWRRFSSDNILELHTLERGILTEVTPDVPATTNFLGFLPGLDYFRWAQEEDVVSLDAYPDPGQPDSHLEAGMVFDLTRSLGGGNRWILMEQATSAVNWRTRNAPKAPGQMRMLNHLALAKGASGIMFFQWRASKAGAEKFHSGLVQHVGPERSRVWREVTAFGAELKTLTPLLDARVPARVAVMFDWHNWWALNIDSKPGVIPLLPLLGRWYAALRTLGQNVDFVAPGGDLGAYDVVVLPNLYLMDDTTGADLRAFTQRGGHLIAGYFTGVVDGQEHIHLGGYGGPLRDVLGLWVEEWDVLLPGQTNTVTLNGAPVTVTDWCDVLHLDGAEAVATYGERFYAGQAAVTRHATGQGTAWYVGTELPQPALRDVLRGVLDGAGVPYTLLPTHADLSVSALPDGTQLLHVLNAHPHETLTLTVPSGGTLFPDGGDAGTWIELPPHGVTLIHYPHAVQISDVQVSGS is encoded by the coding sequence ATGTTCGATATTCGTCGGTTTGATGGCGTGATTTACGGAGCGGATTACAACCCGGAGCAGTGGCCGCGTGAGGTGTGGGCCGAGGACGTCCGCCTGATGGGCGAGGCGGGCGTGAATCTGGTGTCGCTGGGGATCTTCTCGTGGGCGCTGCTGGAACGCGCCGAGGGGGAGTTCACCTTCGAGTGGCTGGATGAGGTGATGGACCTGCTGCACGCGGGCGGGGTGGACGTGAACCTGGCGACCGCGACGGCCTCGCCGCCCCCGTGGTTCTCGCTGAAGTACCCGGATTCCCGTCCGGTGACGGTGGACGGCGTGCGGCTGGAGGTCGGCGGGCGGCAACTGTACTGCCCGAGCCACCCGGCGCTGCGTGAAGGCGTGGCCCGCCTGACGCGCGCGGTGGCAACCCGCTACGCCGGGCACCCGGCGCTGAAACTCTGGCACATCAACAACGAGTACGGCTGCCACATTGACCAGTGTTACTGCGAGCACTGCGCCCGCCGCTTCCGCGCGTGGCTGGAAGCCCGCTACGTGACCATCGACGCGCTGAACGACGCCTGGGGCACCGCCTTCTGGAGTCAGCGCTACACCGACTGGGCCGAGATTCAACCCCCGCGCCGCGCGCCCACCTACGCCAACCCCACGCAGCAGCTCGACTGGCGGCGCTTTTCCAGCGACAACATCCTGGAACTGCACACCCTGGAACGCGGCATCCTGACCGAAGTGACGCCGGACGTGCCCGCCACCACGAACTTCCTGGGGTTCCTGCCGGGCCTGGATTACTTCCGCTGGGCGCAGGAGGAGGACGTGGTGTCCCTGGACGCCTACCCGGACCCCGGCCAGCCGGACTCGCACCTGGAGGCCGGGATGGTGTTCGACCTGACCCGGTCGCTGGGCGGCGGGAACCGCTGGATCCTGATGGAGCAGGCGACGAGCGCCGTGAACTGGCGAACGCGCAACGCTCCCAAGGCGCCGGGGCAGATGCGGATGCTCAACCACCTCGCGCTGGCGAAGGGGGCCAGCGGGATCATGTTCTTCCAGTGGCGGGCCTCGAAAGCCGGCGCGGAGAAATTCCACAGCGGCCTCGTGCAGCACGTCGGGCCAGAGCGGTCGCGGGTGTGGCGTGAGGTGACGGCGTTCGGCGCGGAACTCAAGACCCTGACGCCCCTGCTGGACGCCCGCGTGCCCGCGCGGGTCGCCGTGATGTTCGACTGGCACAACTGGTGGGCGCTGAACATCGACAGTAAACCCGGTGTGATCCCGCTGCTGCCGCTGCTGGGCCGCTGGTACGCCGCGCTGAGAACGCTCGGGCAGAACGTGGACTTCGTCGCGCCCGGCGGCGACCTCGGCGCCTACGACGTGGTCGTCCTCCCGAACCTGTACCTGATGGACGACACGACCGGCGCGGACCTGCGCGCCTTCACGCAGCGAGGCGGGCACCTGATCGCCGGGTACTTCACGGGCGTCGTGGATGGCCAGGAACACATTCACCTGGGCGGCTATGGCGGCCCGCTGCGGGACGTGCTGGGCCTGTGGGTCGAGGAATGGGACGTGCTGCTGCCCGGCCAGACGAACACCGTCACCCTGAACGGCGCCCCGGTGACCGTCACCGACTGGTGTGACGTACTGCACCTGGACGGCGCCGAGGCGGTCGCCACGTACGGGGAACGCTTCTACGCCGGGCAGGCCGCCGTGACCCGCCACGCCACCGGGCAGGGAACGGCGTGGTACGTGGGCACCGAACTGCCGCAACCCGCGCTGCGGGACGTGCTGCGTGGCGTGCTGGACGGCGCGGGCGTGCCCTACACCCTGCTGCCCACCCACGCTGACCTGAGCGTCTCGGCCCTCCCGGACGGCACGCAGCTGCTGCACGTCCTGAACGCCCACCCTCACGAGACCCTGACCCTAACCGTTCCGTCCGGAGGCACTCTCTTTCCGGACGGCGGCGACGCCGGCACCTGGATCGAACTGCCGCCCCACGGCGTCACGCTGATCCACTACCCGCACGCCGTGCAGATCAGTGACGTGCAGGTCAGCGGAAGCTAG
- a CDS encoding NAD-dependent malic enzyme, with the protein MPLTDHYDVRRGEDGHRRLHPLVRGFPLLRYPLLNKGTAFTEEERVALGLDGLLAPQVDTLEALVERQYAEYRLIADPLDRHVFLRNLQDRNEVLFYALLSAHVEEMLPVVYTPTVGLAVQKFSQIYRYPRGLTLSTRNIDRAAQALANVPLNDVRIIVATDSSAILGIGDQGFGGMAISIGKLSLYTVAGGVGPDKTLPVELDVGTGRADLREDPAYLGVKHDRLTGGEYLSFIDRFVEATLERYPKAIIQWEDFSKDAAFTILHRYRRVVPSFNDDIQGTGAVVLAGVLNACRLKGEALKDQVVVVHGAGAGGAGVAAAIREGMRREGLSDEQIAARVFVLDSRGLLTDDRAMEDYKKPLATPRALTGGWAGLDLESVIREGKATVLLGLSGQAGIFSEAVVRAAHANTPRPLVFPLSNPTAFAEALPADILTWTDGQAIVATGSPFDPVTHAGVMHEIGQGNNAFIFPGLGFGAVLARVREITDEMVTAAAYALAGYTAAHWPERTYPPVSELGAASVQVAVAVIRQALADGVATEFSIRDLGDADLLALVQRKFWQPRYLPFRTEG; encoded by the coding sequence CTGCCCCTGACCGACCATTACGACGTGAGACGCGGCGAGGACGGCCACCGCCGCCTGCATCCGCTGGTGCGCGGCTTTCCGCTGCTGCGTTACCCGCTGCTGAACAAGGGCACGGCGTTCACCGAGGAGGAGCGCGTGGCGCTGGGCCTCGACGGGCTGCTCGCGCCGCAGGTGGACACCCTGGAGGCGCTGGTGGAGCGGCAGTACGCCGAGTACCGCCTGATCGCGGACCCGCTGGACCGGCACGTATTCCTGCGCAACCTGCAGGACCGCAACGAGGTGCTGTTCTACGCGCTGCTGTCCGCGCACGTCGAGGAGATGCTGCCCGTCGTGTACACGCCCACCGTGGGACTGGCCGTGCAGAAATTCAGTCAGATCTACCGCTACCCGCGCGGCCTGACACTCAGCACCCGCAACATCGACCGGGCCGCGCAGGCGCTGGCGAACGTGCCGCTGAACGACGTGCGGATCATCGTGGCGACCGACTCCAGCGCGATTCTGGGTATCGGGGATCAGGGGTTCGGGGGCATGGCGATCAGCATCGGGAAGCTCTCGCTGTACACCGTGGCGGGCGGCGTGGGGCCGGACAAGACCCTGCCGGTCGAACTGGATGTCGGCACCGGCCGCGCCGACCTGCGCGAGGACCCCGCGTACCTGGGCGTGAAACACGACCGCCTGACGGGGGGCGAGTACCTGAGTTTCATCGACCGCTTCGTGGAGGCCACGCTGGAACGCTACCCGAAGGCGATCATCCAGTGGGAGGACTTTTCAAAGGACGCCGCCTTCACCATCCTGCACCGCTACCGGCGGGTCGTGCCGAGCTTCAACGACGACATTCAGGGCACGGGCGCGGTCGTGCTGGCGGGCGTCCTGAACGCCTGCCGACTCAAGGGCGAAGCGCTGAAGGATCAGGTCGTGGTCGTGCACGGGGCTGGGGCGGGCGGGGCGGGCGTGGCCGCCGCCATCCGCGAGGGCATGCGCCGCGAGGGCCTGAGCGATGAACAGATCGCCGCGCGGGTGTTCGTGCTCGATTCACGCGGCCTGCTCACCGACGACCGCGCCATGGAGGACTACAAGAAGCCCCTCGCCACGCCCCGCGCCCTCACAGGTGGCTGGGCCGGACTGGACCTGGAAAGCGTGATCCGCGAGGGCAAAGCCACCGTGCTGCTGGGCCTGAGCGGACAGGCGGGCATCTTCAGCGAGGCCGTCGTGCGGGCCGCGCACGCCAACACGCCCAGGCCGCTGGTGTTCCCGCTCAGCAACCCCACCGCGTTCGCGGAGGCGCTGCCGGCCGACATTCTCACCTGGACGGACGGGCAGGCCATCGTCGCCACCGGCAGTCCCTTCGACCCCGTCACGCATGCGGGCGTCATGCACGAGATCGGGCAGGGCAACAACGCCTTCATCTTCCCGGGGCTGGGCTTCGGGGCGGTCCTGGCCCGCGTGCGCGAGATTACCGACGAGATGGTCACCGCCGCCGCCTACGCCCTGGCCGGGTACACGGCCGCGCACTGGCCGGAGCGCACCTACCCGCCCGTGTCCGAACTCGGCGCGGCCAGCGTGCAGGTGGCCGTGGCCGTCATCCGGCAGGCCCTCGCGGACGGCGTCGCCACCGAGTTCAGCATCCGCGACCTGGGGGACGCCGACCTGCTCGCCCTGGTGCAACGCAAGTTCTGGCAACCCCGGTACCTGCCGTTCCGCACGGAGGGTTGA
- the allE gene encoding (S)-ureidoglycine aminohydrolase, which produces MKHLGSTRSALREAHAVITPETFVRTGLAEWPGSAIILHIAPVMGLGARFVQFTAEMPPHAQARESAHGYQRFVFVLSGEVDVQVDGGEARTLRESDHVFFPAGVAHTLAAREATRLAVFEKPYEAAPGVDAPPVCWGNERENPGTPFEGDEGLIARKLLPDDPRFDFMMSTMSFAPGATLPYPEIHYMEHGLLMLEGEGLYKLQEAYYPVTSGDVIWMGAHCPQWYGALGKVWSKYLLFKDMNRHPLTVLPQPGGTR; this is translated from the coding sequence ATGAAACACCTTGGTTCCACCCGTTCCGCGTTGCGTGAGGCGCACGCGGTGATCACGCCCGAAACCTTCGTCCGCACGGGACTGGCCGAGTGGCCGGGCAGCGCCATCATTCTGCACATCGCGCCCGTGATGGGCCTGGGGGCGCGGTTCGTGCAGTTCACGGCCGAGATGCCCCCCCACGCGCAGGCCCGCGAGTCCGCGCACGGGTACCAGCGCTTCGTGTTCGTGCTGAGCGGCGAGGTGGACGTGCAGGTGGACGGCGGCGAGGCGCGCACGCTGCGCGAATCCGATCACGTGTTCTTCCCGGCAGGCGTGGCGCACACGCTGGCAGCACGCGAGGCCACGCGGCTGGCGGTGTTCGAGAAGCCGTACGAGGCTGCGCCGGGCGTGGACGCCCCCCCGGTCTGCTGGGGGAACGAGCGGGAGAATCCGGGTACGCCGTTCGAGGGCGATGAAGGGCTGATCGCCCGCAAGTTGCTGCCGGACGACCCGCGTTTCGATTTCATGATGAGCACCATGAGTTTCGCGCCGGGCGCGACCCTGCCGTACCCCGAGATTCATTACATGGAGCACGGCCTGCTGATGCTGGAGGGCGAGGGCCTGTACAAACTCCAGGAGGCGTACTACCCCGTGACGAGCGGCGACGTGATCTGGATGGGCGCGCACTGCCCGCAGTGGTACGGCGCGCTGGGCAAAGTATGGAGTAAGTACCTGCTGTTCAAGGACATGAACCGCCACCCGCTGACCGTCCTGCCTCAACCCGGAGGAACCCGATGA